The proteins below are encoded in one region of Chloroflexota bacterium:
- a CDS encoding ATP-dependent zinc metalloprotease FtsH codes for MIQNKWRRVGFILLLASVVAVAGYFYFFQSPPPTTIVPISKLGRDVQLGTVKSIAVNGTVVNIVYQDGSVATSSKSIGDSGIEKTLTNLNVSPDRVIAVDITYDKPSQWSDALPILIGFLPLIFIGVMIFFFMRRAQNGNNQTLAFGKSRARMFPSDKPTITFADVAGVDEAKQELQEVVEFLKEPGKFTALGARIPRGVLLVGPPGTGKTLMARAVAGEANVPFFSISGSEFVEMFVGVGASRVRDLFAMAKKNSPCIVFVDEIDAVGRNRGAGIGSSNDEREQTLNQILVEMDGFDTDTNVIIVAATNRPDILDPALLRPGRFDRRVMIDRPDMNGRKQILQVHTKGKPISDEVDLGAVAKLTPGFSGADIENLVNEAAILAARRAKTATGMDELQESIEKVVAGSERKSRLMHPDEKRIVAYHEAGHALVMHMLPNCDPVHKVSIIARGTALGYTIHLPDDDRYLQWRSKFMDDLAGALGGRVAEQIVIGDITTSAADDLTSATNLVRAMVTRYGMSDKLGPRTFGARQEMIFLGREISEQRNYGEAVARQIDEEIKEIITTAYAQAKQVIQAYRDGLDAIANRLMLAESIDGTELALLVGRSKVAPMPSPVPIN; via the coding sequence TCAAGAGTATCGCTGTTAACGGCACAGTGGTTAACATTGTCTACCAAGACGGCTCTGTGGCAACATCCAGCAAGTCAATTGGAGATAGTGGGATCGAGAAAACGTTGACCAACTTGAATGTGTCTCCCGATCGAGTTATCGCCGTTGACATCACATACGATAAACCATCGCAATGGAGCGATGCGTTGCCGATTCTCATTGGGTTCTTGCCTTTGATATTTATCGGCGTGATGATATTTTTCTTCATGCGCCGGGCGCAGAACGGCAATAATCAGACACTCGCATTCGGCAAATCGCGCGCGCGTATGTTTCCTAGCGACAAGCCAACGATTACCTTTGCCGATGTCGCCGGCGTGGACGAAGCGAAGCAAGAATTGCAAGAGGTCGTCGAATTTTTGAAAGAGCCAGGCAAGTTCACCGCGCTCGGCGCACGCATTCCACGCGGCGTGTTGCTCGTCGGACCACCGGGGACCGGCAAGACCTTGATGGCGCGCGCGGTCGCGGGCGAGGCGAATGTGCCCTTCTTCTCGATTAGCGGATCGGAGTTTGTCGAAATGTTCGTCGGGGTGGGCGCGTCCCGTGTTCGCGATTTGTTTGCGATGGCGAAGAAGAACTCGCCCTGCATCGTCTTCGTAGATGAGATTGACGCGGTCGGGCGTAACCGTGGCGCAGGGATCGGTAGTTCGAACGACGAACGCGAGCAGACGCTCAATCAGATTCTGGTTGAGATGGACGGGTTCGATACCGATACGAACGTCATCATTGTCGCCGCGACCAACCGCCCGGACATTCTCGATCCGGCGCTTTTGCGCCCCGGTCGTTTTGACCGGCGCGTGATGATTGATCGTCCTGACATGAACGGGCGTAAGCAAATTCTCCAGGTGCACACCAAAGGCAAGCCGATCTCCGACGAGGTTGATCTGGGAGCAGTGGCTAAACTAACCCCCGGCTTTTCCGGCGCGGACATCGAAAACCTGGTCAACGAAGCCGCAATCCTTGCCGCGCGGCGCGCGAAAACAGCAACCGGGATGGATGAATTACAAGAGTCCATCGAAAAGGTAGTTGCCGGTTCCGAGCGCAAAAGTCGGTTGATGCATCCAGATGAAAAACGGATCGTGGCGTATCACGAAGCCGGGCATGCCCTCGTCATGCACATGCTGCCAAACTGCGACCCAGTTCATAAAGTTTCGATCATTGCGCGCGGCACGGCGCTGGGGTACACGATCCACTTGCCCGACGATGATCGCTATCTGCAATGGCGGTCGAAATTCATGGATGATCTTGCCGGCGCGCTCGGCGGTCGTGTCGCCGAACAGATCGTCATTGGCGATATCACCACCAGCGCCGCGGATGATTTAACCAGCGCGACCAATCTCGTTCGGGCAATGGTCACGCGGTACGGCATGAGTGATAAGCTGGGTCCGCGTACATTTGGCGCACGTCAAGAAATGATCTTCCTGGGTCGTGAGATTTCCGAGCAGCGCAATTACGGTGAAGCGGTCGCGCGGCAGATTGACGAGGAAATCAAGGAGATTATCACCACGGCGTACGCGCAAGCCAAGCAAGTCATCCAGGCATATCGGGATGGATTGGACGCGATTGCCAATCGGTTGATGCTCGCGGAGAGTATTGACGGGACCGAGTTGGCGCTGTTAGTGGGAAGATCAAAAGTTGCGCCAATGCCGTCACCGGTTCCAATCAATTGA